The Chaetodon auriga isolate fChaAug3 chromosome 3, fChaAug3.hap1, whole genome shotgun sequence genome has a window encoding:
- the abca7 gene encoding phospholipid-transporting ATPase ABCA1 isoform X1, giving the protein MGFFRQLALLLWKNITYRRRNKIQLIIELLWPLFLFLILISVRHSHPPYKQSQCHFPNKALPSAGTLPWIQGIVCNINNPCFHSPTPGETVGQVGNFDNSIMSRLFIDAQTVLSYSGNRGLSGFQDLMESVRRLGERPGAWPNLPIEEYLRANETFSTFLLTNGSLSPVTVDQLLKARLNFQVSLAGAQMQLKDLVCNSSMLGQFLTVDGGEDAMNDLQTQLCDVPADILQEAERLFLSQLDLTKFVTRDRLMADAGNLRVISQAVTSVSRELAVLIDDFSSLSSFAEMSAALRLLSPENRSALPRESFRAFSRIMCGHPEVGGERIPSLNWYEDNDIKSFLGKNGTEDIDLDRDNNTTPFCKSLIQGLESNPLSRIVWRGMKPLLIGKLLYTPDTPAVRRVMKEVNKTFEGLQILQELNEAWMEVGPRIKNYMESSVEVQLLQDLLRRPEVAVLVNLRLENTSWTASRIARFLSTPSPDAPRKPGAPPTWLDVYNNLSHTITTLAQVTECFSLNKLEGLDTEGQMIDRALELLEDRQFWAGVVFLLPNSSSPDLPPHVTYKIRMDIDDVTRTNKIKDRFWDPGPAADPFNDMHYIWGGFVYVQDLVERAVNHILTGVQQTTGIYIQQMPYPCYVDDVFLRVLNRSLPLFMTLAWIYSVAMIIKGVVYEKEARLKETMRIMGLGTGTLWLSWFISSVVPFLVSAGLLIALLKWGDILPYSNPTVVFFFLTAFATATIMQCFLISTFFSKANLAAACGGLIYFGLYLPYVLCVAWRDRLNTTHRVLASFLSPVAFGFGCEYFSQYEEQGVGIQWYNLHSSPVEGDSYNFSTSILMLYVDAFIYAIAAWYIEAVFPGEYGIPRPWTFIFQINYWGGVPLEAGMPIPPAPTDQDEDHIEPEPTHLTLGVNIRNLVKIYKKGAKLAVNHLNLKFYEGQITSFLGHNGAGKTTTISVLTGLFPPTSGTVYIKGMDIRHDMNIIRRTLGVCPQHNVLFDILTVEEHVWFYGCLKGLSEAEVKAELDTLLEDVGLLHKRHEQTKNLSGGMQRKLSVAIAFVGGSKVVVLDEPTAGVDPYSRRGIWDLLLKYRKDRTIILSTHYMDEAELLGDRIAIISQGKLCCCGSPLFLKSRLGSGYYLTVVKREGLETSTPSSTSICTSTSNSTNKLPPLKDSESSMSEDTGLGSEESSSYLAALLSLAQHHIPGARLVEESGREAVVNLPQTASKDSSLSIFLSELDQRLPELGISSYGLSDSTLEEIFLRVAEETGVDAEPEQQAESPHRQQPSAGHRTERQHAEEPETGRKRLRKQEPQETDLLSGDGRGWIPMTGWWLTWQQLRALFIKRWLYARRSRRGFFAQIVLPAVFVLVALLFSLIVPPFGKYPALQLQPWMYGEQYTFFSNDAPGNPAMENLLEALLDPPGFGTKCMEKEQEDNSTSPQCERERGGLFMRPQVSYSTWQMFSRGNWSKDRPSPDCQCSTEDVRRMLPDCPEGAGGLPPPQMKRLTGDILQNLTSYNLSDYLVKTYSQILKKSLKTKKWVNEFRYGGFSLGGSSTQTLAQVHPVQESVMAIRTRYRVPKNSSLDHLLNRLPGFLGGLYSQNNVKVWYNNKGWHTMVSFVNVMNNGLLRASLPPGPERRRHGITAYNHPLNLTKEKLTEMAMVTTSVDVLVSICVIFAMSFVPASFVLFLIEERVSKAKHLQFVSGVKPIVYWLANFTWDMLNYTVPATIVVLIFIAFQQQSYVSETNLPALVLLLLLYGWSITPLMYPASFVFTVPSTAYVILTSINLFIGINGSIATFVLELFVDEHLNEVNRILKKVFLIFPHFCLGRGLIDMAKNQAMADAFQRLGTKPTLDPLRWDFVGKNLFAMAAEGVVFFIFTILLQYKFFIRFRPWWVKPEMPPLDPEDEDVARERERVRNGKAQSDILTMIDLSKVYKSGRKPAVDRLCLGIPRGECFGLLGVNGAGKTSTFRMLTGDTAVTYGEAFLNQHSVLTEMERVHQLMGYCPQFDAISDLLTGREHLEMYARLRGVPEESVAKVAQWGVKKLGLTQYAEREAGGYSGGNKRKLSTAVSLIGAPPVIFLDEPTTGMDPKAKRFLWNCILSVIKEGRAVVLTSHSMEECEALCTRMAIMVNGRFQCLGSVQHLKNRFGDGYTIILRVVDNRSNPDSCPISTYMKNSFPSIELKERHQNVLQFQLSSHACCLARVFDVLANNYEELGITDFSVSQTTLDQVFVNFAKEQSDDDHLTEVVTGNSTVQTHLNALPTRINPPTIQPPPPITPPQPSKTPKQQGMSSNSKPQESKSKKAKASKVKSKEGKANVEKSSSMAMTRIPQPEETNQPRRRGNSGSDSSNDGVRGESRKSSGSKHNAESSSKDPTALFMVNSNTQDSTL; this is encoded by the exons GTTTCTTTGGCTGGAGCTCAGATGCAGCTGAAGGACTTGGTGTGTAATTCGAGCATGTTGGGACAGTTTCTGACGGTGGATGGGGGAGAGGACGCCATGAACGATCTTCAGACGCAGCTGTGTGACGTGCCAGCCGACATCCTGCAGGAGGCTGAACgccttttcctctctcagctCGACCTGACCAAGTTTGTCACG AGAGACCGTCTGATGGCCGACGCAGGAAACCTCAGGGTCATCAGTCAGGCTGTCACCTCAGTTTCCCGGGAGCTGGCTGTCCTCATTGATGAT ttctcatctctctccagcTTTGCAGAGATGAGTGCAGCTCTTCGTCTTCTGTCTCCAGAGAATCGCTCGGCGTTGCCCAGGGAGAGTTTTCGTGCTTTTTCAAGGATCATGTGCGGTCACCCTGAGGTTGGCGGTGAGCGGATCCCATCACTCAACTGGTATGAAGACAATGACATCAAGTCCTTCTTAGGAAAAAATGGCACTGAAGACATAGACCTGGACCGTGACAACAACACCA CTCCATTCTGCAAAAGTTTAATACAAGGTCTGGAGTCCAACCCTCTGTCTCGCATTGTGTGGCGAGGAATGAAACCTCTGTTAATTGGAAAGCTGCTGTATACACCAGACACTCCTGCAGTGCGACGAGTCATGAAAGAG GTGAACAAGACTTTCGAGGGCCTGCAGATCCTCCAggagctgaatgaagcctggatGGAGGTGGGACCACGGATCAAGAATTACATGGAGAGCAGTGTGGaggttcagctgctgcag gaTTTGTTGAGGCGGCCCGAGGTGGCAGTGCTAGTCAACCTGCGTCTGGAGAACACATCCTGGACAGCCTCACGGATCGCACGTTTCCTGTCCACACCCTCGCCAGACGCCCCGAGGAAACCTGGAGCACCGCCTACCTGGCTGGATGTCTACAACAACCTCAGCCACACCATCACCACTCTCGCTCAAGTCACTGAG TGTTTCTCCCTGAACAAGCTGGAGGGGTTGGACACCGAGGGTCAGATGATTGACAGGGCtttggagctgctggaggacaggCAGTTTTGGGCCGGTGTGGTTTTCCTGCTGCCCAACTCCTCCTCCCCTGACCTGCCACCCCACGTCACCTACAAAATCCGAATGGACATTGATGATGTGACCCGAACCAACAAGATCAAGGACAG GTTTTGGGATCCTGGTCCAGCAGCTGACCCATTTAATGACATGCACTACATTTGGGGCGGCTTTGTGTACGTCCAAGACCTGGTGGAGAGAGCTGTGAACCACATCCTGACTGGAGTTCAACAAACAACTGGCATCTACATCCAGCAGATGCCCTACCCTTGCTATGTGGATGATGT TTTCCTTCGAGTGCTGAACCGCTCTCTGCCACTCTTCATGACGTTGGCCTGGATCTACTCGGTGGCCATGATCATCAAAGGCGTGGTGTACGAGAAGGAGGCCAGGCTGAAGGAAACCATGAGGATCATGGGACTGGGAACAGGAACGCTGTGGCTCAGCTGGTTCATCAGCAGCGTGGTTCCTTTCCTGGTCTCTGCTGGACTCCTTATTGCTCTGCTCAAG TGGGGGGACATCCTACCATACAGCAACCCaactgttgtatttttcttcttgacGGCATTTGCCACCGCCACCatcatgcagtgtttcctcatcAGCACCTTCTTCTCCAAAGCCAACCTTGCTGCTGCATGTGGGGGGCTTATATACTTTGGCCTCTACCTGCCGTACGTACTGTGTGTGGCCTGGAGAGACCGCCTCAACACCACCCACCGAGTCCTCGCC AGTTTCCTTTCCCCAGTGGCCTTTGGCTTCGGCTGTGAGTATTTCTCTCAGTATGAAGAGCAAGGCGTGGGCATCCAGTGGTACAACCTCCACTCCAGCCCTGTGGAAGGAGACTCATACAACTTCTCTACCTCTATACTCATGCTTTATGTGGACGCCTTCATCTACGCCATCGCAGCCTGGTACATCGAAGCAGTGTTTCCTG GTGAATATGGGATCCCCAGGCCCTGGACCTTCATCTTCCAGATAAACTACTGGGGTGGAGTTCCTCTGGAGGCAGGCATGCCAATCCCCCCCGCACCCACAGACCAGGATGAAG aTCACATTGAACCAGAACCTACTCACCTGACCCTGGGTGTGAACATCAGAAACCTGGTGAAAATCTACAAGAAGGGAGCCAAACTGGCCGTCAATCACCTCAACCTGAAGTTCTACGAGGGGCAGATCACCTCCTTCCTTGGCCACAATGGAGCCGGCAAAACCACCACCAT ATCTGTCCTGACTGGCCTGTTCCCACCCACCTCGGGCACTGTGTACATCAAAGGGATGGACATCCGCCATGACATGAACATCATCCGGAGGACTCTGGGAGTTTGTCCACAACACAATGTCCTGTTTGACAT ACTAACGGTGGAGGAGCATGTGTGGTTTTATGGGTGTCTGAAGGGTTTGTCTGAAGCAGAGGTGAAAGCTGAGCTGGACACTCTGCTGGAAGATGTCGGCCTGCTGCACAAACGACATGAACAGACCAAAAACCTCTCTG gtgGCATGCAGAGGAAGCTGTCTGTGGCAATAGCGTTTGTTGGAGGCTCTAAGGTGGTTGTCCTGGATGAACCTACAGCTGGGGTTGATCCTTACTCCCGCAGAGGGATCTGGGATCTGCTGCTCAAATACCGCAAAG ACAGGACCATAATCCTGTCCACCCACTACATGGACGAGGCGGAGCTGCTCGGTGACCGAATCGCCATCATCTCCCAGGGGAAGCTGTGCTGTTGTGGCTCACCGCTCTTCCTTAAATCCCGCCTTGGATCTGGCTACTACCTCACTGTGGTGAAGCGGGAGGGACTGGAAACCAGCACTCCCAGCAGTACCAGTATCTGCACCAGTACCAGCAACAGCACGAACAAGCTGCCTCCCCTAAAG gACAGTGAGTCGTCCATGAGTGAAGACACTGGTCTGGGAAGTGAAGAGAGCAGCTCAT ACCTGGCGGCGTTGCTCTCCCTCGCACAACACCACATCCCGGGTGCGAGGCTGGTGGAGGAGTCAGGGCGCGAGGCGGTGGTCAACCTGCCACAAACAGCTTCCAAGGATAGCAGCCTGAGCATCTTCCTGTCTGAACTGGATCAGAGGCTGCCCGAGCTGGGCATCAGCAGTTACGGCCTGTCAGACAGCACACTGGAGGAG ATTTTTTTGCGAGTGGCAGAGGAAACCGGCGTGGATGCTGAACCAGAGCAGCAGGCTGAATCGCCACACAGGCAGCAGCCGTCAGCTGGgcacaggacagagagacaacatgCTGAAGAACCAGAGACAG GAAGGAAAAGGCTTCGTAAGCAAG AACCTCAGGAGACAGACCTGCTCAGTGGAGATGGCCGAGGTTGGATCCCCATGACTGGCTGGTGGCTGACCTGGCAGCAGCTGAGGGCTCTCTTCATTAAACGCTGGCTTTATGCCCGAAGGAGCCGCAGGGGCTTCTTCGCTCAG ATtgtcctgcctgctgtgttCGTGCTGGTAGCTCTGCTCTTTAGCCTCATCGTGCCTCCGTTCGGGAAGTATCCcgcgctgcagctgcagccatggATGTATGGAGAACAGTACACCTTCTTCAG TAACGATGCACCTGGGAACCCAGCCATGGAGAACCTGCTGGAAGCTCTCCTGGACCCACCAGGTTTTGGTACCAAGTGCATGGAGAAAGAGCAAGAAGACAACAGCAC GAGTCCTCAGTGTGAAAGGGAGCGGGGTGGTCTCTTCATGCGGCCGCAGGTCTCCTACTCCACCTGGCAGATGTTCAGCAGAGGCAACTGGAGCAAGGACAGACCCTCACCTGATTGTCAGTGTAGCACAGAGGACGTCCGCCGGATGCTCCCCGACTGCCCAGAGGGTGCCGGTGGACTGCCGCCTCCACAG ATGAAGAGGCTGACTGGAGACATCCTCCAAAATCTGACAAGTTATAACCTCTCTGATTACCTGGTGAAAACCTACTCTCAGATCTTGAAGAAAAG TCTAAAAACCAAGAAGTGGGTGAATGAATTCAG ATACGGAGGCTTCTCCCTTGGGGGCAGCAGCACTCAGACTTTAGCTCAGGTCCACCCTGTCCAAGAATCAGTCATGGCCATCAGGACCCGTTATCGAGTTCCAAAG AACAGCTCACTGGATCATCTGCTGAACAGACTGCCGGGGTTTCTAGGAGGACTGTACAGTCAAAACAATGTCAAg GTGTGGTACAACAACAAAGGATGGCATACCATGGTGTCATTTGTCAATGTGATGAACAACGGTCTGCTGAGAGCAAGTCTGCCACCAGgcccagagaggaggagacacggCATCACTGCCTACAACCACCCACTCAACCTCACCAAGGAAAAACTCACTGAAATGGCCAT GGTCACCACATCAGTAGATGTTCTGGTTTCCATCTGCGTGATCTTTGCCATGTCCTTTGTGCCGGCCAGCTTTGTCCTTTTTCTGATTGAGGAGCGAGTAAGCAAAGCCAAACACCTTCAGTTTGTCAGCGGGGTCAAACCGATTGTCTACTGGCTGGCTAACTTCACCTGGGACATG TTGAACTACACCGTCCCGGCCACCATCGTGGTGCTGATTTTCATCGCTTTCCAGCAGCAGTCGTATGTCTCAGAGACCAACCTGCCAGCTCTcgtcctgctgctcctgctctaTGG GTGGTCCATCACTCCTTTGATGTACCCAGCATCCTTTGTGTTCACCGTCCCCAGCACAGCCTATGTCATTCTTACCTCCATCAACCTCTTCATTGGAATCAATGGCAGCATCGCCACCTTCGTCCTGGAGCTGTTTGTTGACGAG CATCTGAATGAAGTGAACAGGATCCTAAAAAAGGTGTTTCTCATCTTCCCTCACTTCTGCCTGGGACGAGGACTCATTGACATGGCCAAAAACCAGGCCATGGCAGACGCCTTCCAGAGACTGG GCACAAAACCAACCCTGGACCCACTGCGGTGGGACTTTGTAGGGAAGAACCTGTTTGCAATGGCCGCTGAGGGCgttgtcttcttcatcttcaccatACTGCTGCAGTACAAGTTCTTTATTCGCTTCAG GCCTTGGTGGGTCAAGCCTGAGATGCCTCCTCTTGATCCAGAGGATGAGGACGTGgccagggaaagagagagggtcAGAAATGGCAAAGCCCAATCAGACATCCTCACCATGATTGACCTTAGCAAG GTTTATAAATCGGGCAGGAAGCCAGCGGTGGATCGTCTCTGCCTCGGGATTCCTCGTGGCGAG tgttttggccTGCTGGGGGTGAACGGAGCAGGGAAGACCTCTACCTTTCGCATGCTGACTGGAGACACAGCCGTCACCTACGGAGAGGCTTTCCTTAATCAACACAG TGTGCTGACAGAAATGGAGCGAGTCCACCAGCTGATGGGTTACTGTCCACAGTTTGACGCCATCAGCGACCTGCTGACGGGTCGGGAACATCTAGAGATGTACGCCCGCCTGCGGGGAGTGCCAGAGGAGTCTGTCGCCAAG GTGGCACAGTGGGGGGTGAAGAAGCTGGGACTGACCCAGTACGCTGAGCGAGAGGCTGGAGGCTACAGTGGAGGCAACAAGAGAAAACTCTCCACCGCCGTCTCCCTCATCGGGGCTCCGCCTGTTATATTCCTG GATGAGCCCACCACCGGCATGGACCCAAAAGCTAAAAGGTTTCTATGGAACTGCATCCTCAGTGTCATCAAAGAGGGAAGAGCTGTAGTTCTCACCTCCCACAG TATGGAGGAATGTGAGGCTCTCTGCACCAGAATGGCCATCATGGTCAACGGCAGATTTCAGTGTCTTGGATCTGTGCAACACCTGAAGAACAG GTTTGGCGATGGTTACACCATCATCCTCCGTGTGGTGGACAATAGATCTAACCCAGACTCGTGCCCCATCAGCACCTACATGAAGAACTCTTTTCCCAGCATCGAGCTGAAGGAGCGCCACCAAAACGTGCTGCAGTTCCAGCTGTCCTCACATGCCTGCTGCCTGGCTCGTGTCTTCGATGTGCTTGCCAACAACTATGAAGAGCTGGGCATCACTGACTTCTCTGTTTCACAGACCACCCTGGACCAG GTGTTTGTCAACTTTGCCAAGGAGCAGTCTGACGATGACCACCTCACAGAGGTGGTCACAGgcaacagtacagtacagacCCACCTGAATGCACTGCCCACCAGAATTAACCCTCCCACCATCCAACCACCGCCGCCAATAACACCCCCCCAGCCAAGCAAGACTCCAAAGCAGCAGGGGATGTCATCCAACAGCAAACCACAGGAGAGTAAatcaaaaaaggcaaaagctAGCAAGGTCAAATCTAAAGAAGGCAAAGCTAATgtagaaaaaagcagcagtatGGCAATGACCAGAATACCTCAGCCAGAGGAGACAAATCAGCCAAGGCGGAGGGGCAACAGTGGATCAGACAGCAGTAATGATGGAGTTCGGGGAGAATCCCGGAAATCCAGTGGGTCCAAACACAATGCAGAAAGCTCCAGTAAAGATCCTACGGCACTCTTTATGgtcaacagcaacacacaggaCAGCACACTATGA